The Celeribacter marinus genome window below encodes:
- the dnaK gene encoding molecular chaperone DnaK: protein MAKVIGIDLGTTNSCVAIMDGSQPRVIENSEGARTTPSIVGFTDNERLVGQAAKRQAVTNPENTVFAVKRLIGRRAGDAEVEKDKNLVPYEIVDGGNGDAWVSVKGDKYSPSQISAFILGKMKETAESYLGEEVTQAVITVPAYFNDAQRQATKDAGKIAGLEVLRIINEPTAAALAYGLDKEDTKTIAVYDLGGGTFDVTILELGDGVFEVQATNGDTFLGGEDFDMRIVSYFASEFKKEHGVDLTKDKMALQRLKEAAEKAKIELSSSTQTEINQPFISMDPATGTPLHLVVKLTRAKLESLVGDLIKNSIKPCQAALKDAGLSTSDIDEIVLVGGMTRMPKVIEEVTKFFGKEPHKGVNPDEVVAMGAAIQAGVLQGDVKDVLLLDVTPLSLGIETLGGVFTRLIDRNTTIPTKKSQVFSTAEDNQSAVTLRVFQGEREMAADNKMLGQFNLEGLPPAPRGLPQIEVTFDINADGIVEVGAKDKGTGKEQRITIQASGGLSDADIDQMVKDAEANAEADKERKELVEAKNQAESLIHSTEKSMEEHGAKVDPTTIEAIELAIVALKDQLETEDAGKIRSGVQNVTEAAMKLGEAIYKSSQEASGDGDMDMSDDGPSGVDDDIVDADFEDLDDNKRS, encoded by the coding sequence ATGGCTAAAGTCATCGGTATCGACCTCGGGACCACAAACTCCTGCGTCGCAATCATGGACGGTTCACAGCCGCGTGTCATCGAGAATTCAGAAGGCGCGCGCACAACGCCGTCTATCGTCGGCTTCACAGACAATGAGCGCCTTGTCGGCCAAGCCGCAAAACGCCAAGCTGTGACCAACCCCGAAAATACAGTTTTCGCCGTAAAGCGCCTTATCGGCCGCCGCGCAGGTGACGCCGAAGTGGAAAAGGACAAGAACCTTGTTCCTTACGAGATTGTCGATGGCGGCAATGGTGATGCCTGGGTAAGCGTTAAAGGCGACAAGTATTCGCCATCGCAAATCTCTGCATTCATTCTCGGCAAGATGAAAGAAACAGCTGAGTCTTACCTCGGCGAAGAAGTGACACAGGCGGTTATTACAGTTCCGGCCTACTTCAACGATGCGCAACGCCAAGCGACTAAAGACGCTGGCAAAATTGCCGGCCTCGAAGTTTTGCGGATCATCAACGAGCCCACAGCGGCGGCGTTGGCCTATGGTCTCGACAAAGAGGACACCAAAACCATCGCGGTCTATGACCTTGGCGGCGGTACATTCGACGTCACCATCCTTGAGCTTGGCGACGGCGTGTTTGAAGTACAAGCAACCAACGGCGACACCTTCCTCGGCGGTGAAGATTTCGACATGCGTATCGTCAGCTATTTTGCGAGCGAGTTTAAAAAAGAACACGGCGTCGACCTAACCAAAGACAAGATGGCGTTGCAGCGTCTCAAAGAGGCGGCTGAAAAAGCAAAGATCGAACTGTCGTCATCCACACAGACCGAGATCAACCAACCGTTTATCTCTATGGATCCTGCGACAGGCACACCTTTGCACCTCGTCGTCAAATTGACGCGCGCAAAACTTGAAAGCCTCGTTGGTGACTTGATTAAGAACTCGATCAAGCCATGCCAAGCTGCATTGAAAGACGCAGGCCTGTCCACATCCGACATCGACGAGATCGTTCTCGTTGGCGGCATGACACGTATGCCAAAAGTGATCGAAGAAGTGACAAAGTTCTTTGGCAAAGAGCCACACAAGGGTGTGAACCCTGACGAAGTTGTAGCCATGGGTGCCGCCATTCAAGCGGGCGTACTACAAGGCGATGTCAAAGACGTGCTTTTGCTCGACGTCACTCCATTGTCGCTCGGCATCGAAACACTCGGCGGTGTATTCACACGCTTGATCGACCGCAACACAACGATCCCGACGAAAAAGTCTCAGGTCTTCTCGACCGCAGAAGACAACCAGTCGGCCGTGACATTGCGCGTCTTCCAAGGTGAGCGTGAAATGGCAGCCGACAACAAGATGTTGGGTCAATTCAACCTTGAGGGTCTTCCACCTGCTCCACGCGGTTTGCCTCAGATTGAAGTCACCTTTGACATCAATGCCGATGGCATCGTCGAAGTGGGCGCTAAAGACAAAGGCACAGGCAAAGAGCAGCGGATTACGATCCAAGCATCGGGTGGCCTATCTGACGCCGATATCGATCAAATGGTGAAAGACGCCGAAGCAAACGCGGAAGCAGACAAAGAGCGCAAAGAGCTCGTCGAAGCCAAAAACCAGGCCGAGAGCCTCATCCACTCGACCGAAAAGTCGATGGAAGAGCATGGCGCCAAGGTCGATCCAACCACTATCGAAGCTATCGAGCTCGCGATTGTGGCGCTGAAAGATCAGTTGGAAACCGAAGATGCAGGCAAAATTCGCTCTGGTGTTCAAAACGTAACCGAAGCTGCGATGAAACTTGGTGAGGCGATCTACAAGTCTAGCCAAGAGGCATCTGGTGATGGCGACATGGACATGAGTGACGATGGCCCATCTGGCGTTGACGATGATATTGTCGATGCTGATTTCGAAGATCTGGACGACAACAAGCGTTCATAA
- a CDS encoding alpha-ketoglutarate-dependent dioxygenase AlkB — translation MQVFKGLIHTSLQSEIVSDLRDVVREAPVFSPMTPYGKPMSVRMTSAGRFGWVSDRHGYRYSETHPDGAPWPLIPERILNIWDTVAPLARKPECCLVNFYGEDAKMGMHQDRDESDFEQPVVSISLGDEALFRVGNATRGGKTESIWLQSGDVVVMSGAARLLYHGIDRVKYGSSQLLPKSGRINLTMRVVT, via the coding sequence ATGCAGGTGTTCAAGGGGCTGATTCACACGTCGCTTCAGTCTGAAATTGTTTCTGATTTGCGTGATGTCGTCCGTGAGGCACCTGTATTTTCGCCTATGACGCCGTATGGCAAGCCTATGTCGGTAAGAATGACCTCGGCCGGTCGGTTCGGTTGGGTGTCGGATCGGCATGGTTACCGGTACAGCGAGACTCACCCTGACGGCGCACCGTGGCCGCTCATTCCTGAACGAATTTTAAATATTTGGGACACTGTCGCACCTTTGGCGCGAAAGCCCGAATGCTGCTTGGTCAATTTTTATGGCGAAGATGCTAAAATGGGTATGCATCAAGATCGGGATGAAAGTGATTTTGAACAACCCGTTGTGTCAATTTCGCTCGGTGATGAGGCGCTTTTTCGGGTCGGGAATGCAACCCGGGGCGGCAAGACGGAGAGTATTTGGCTTCAGTCGGGAGATGTCGTTGTTATGAGCGGCGCGGCGAGGTTGCTCTATCACGGAATTGACCGTGTGAAATATGGTTCAAGCCAACTGTTGCCTAAGTCGGGGCGCATTAATTTGACGATGCGGGTGGTAACGTAA
- a CDS encoding ABC transporter permease, which yields MFKYSSQQNGFSAAFNILRLIFHNTVRHVRKSHGSPLIGLITNISQAIILVAVFSFMMSILGISRNSVRGDFILFIMSGIFLFLTHNKTLGDVASAESGTSPMMQHAPMNTAISITSAALSALYIQFLSVAVILTVYQLGWGGVEFQYLPGAFAMFMMAWFSGAAIGTVVLAAKPWAPEFVRVVQTLYTRANMFTSGKMFLANAMPGFMLAFFKWNPLFHTIDQARGYTFVNYNPHYSSPLYPLMFSLVFLTIGLLAEFFTRKRASASWSAR from the coding sequence GTGTTCAAATACTCATCGCAACAAAACGGATTTTCGGCAGCATTCAATATTCTGCGGCTCATTTTTCACAATACGGTGCGGCACGTCCGAAAATCTCACGGTAGCCCATTGATTGGTCTGATCACCAACATTTCACAGGCAATCATTCTTGTCGCTGTATTTTCCTTTATGATGAGTATCTTAGGCATTAGCCGCAACTCGGTGCGCGGTGATTTCATTTTATTTATCATGTCAGGGATTTTTCTATTCCTAACCCACAACAAGACATTGGGAGACGTCGCGAGCGCGGAATCAGGCACCTCTCCAATGATGCAGCACGCCCCAATGAACACGGCGATTTCGATCACGTCTGCCGCCCTCAGCGCGCTATACATACAATTCTTGTCAGTTGCAGTCATTTTGACTGTGTATCAGCTCGGATGGGGTGGGGTAGAATTCCAATATCTGCCTGGTGCATTTGCGATGTTCATGATGGCTTGGTTCTCTGGTGCGGCTATCGGCACTGTTGTGCTCGCGGCCAAACCTTGGGCGCCTGAATTCGTGCGTGTCGTTCAAACCCTTTACACTCGGGCAAATATGTTCACATCCGGCAAGATGTTTCTTGCAAACGCAATGCCGGGGTTCATGCTGGCGTTTTTCAAATGGAATCCGTTATTTCACACAATCGACCAAGCCCGCGGATACACCTTTGTGAACTACAATCCTCACTATAGTTCACCACTCTATCCGCTCATGTTTTCATTGGTCTTCCTTACCATTGGGCTTTTGGCTGAGTTTTTCACTCGAAAACGCGCCTCGGCAAGTTGGTCAGCTCGGTAA
- the cysQ gene encoding 3'(2'),5'-bisphosphate nucleotidase CysQ yields the protein MRSLALEAGDKIMEIYNSDDFEVRSKSDDSPVTIADEAADAIISAGLRASFPEVTLITEEQAQSHALKADTFLIVDPLDGTKEFINRRGDFTVNIAYVENGVPTRGVVYAPAKNRLFITDVDGKSVEEVGPFARDIAGVQNKISVKVPDNSALLVVASKSHRDQATEDYINKYNVADSKSAGSSLKFCLVATGEADLYPRVGRTMEWDTAAGHAVLIGAGGDVVRFDTHESLTYGKEDYANPFFIAYAPGVELKSAQ from the coding sequence ATGCGCAGTCTTGCACTTGAGGCAGGTGACAAAATTATGGAGATCTACAATTCCGATGATTTTGAAGTGAGATCAAAATCGGATGATAGCCCCGTGACGATTGCGGACGAGGCGGCGGACGCCATTATTTCTGCGGGCTTGCGCGCGTCCTTTCCCGAAGTGACGCTGATTACCGAAGAACAAGCGCAGTCGCATGCGCTTAAGGCCGATACGTTTCTTATCGTTGACCCGCTTGATGGCACCAAAGAATTCATCAATAGGCGCGGCGATTTCACGGTTAATATTGCGTATGTGGAAAACGGTGTGCCAACGCGCGGCGTGGTATATGCGCCAGCAAAAAACAGACTGTTCATCACTGATGTAGACGGGAAATCCGTTGAAGAGGTCGGTCCATTTGCACGTGACATTGCGGGCGTTCAAAATAAGATATCCGTGAAAGTTCCAGACAACTCAGCGTTGCTTGTGGTCGCCTCTAAATCTCACCGCGATCAGGCGACCGAGGATTACATTAATAAATATAATGTGGCGGACAGCAAATCCGCGGGCTCTTCCCTAAAATTTTGCCTCGTCGCGACTGGCGAAGCGGATCTTTATCCGCGCGTTGGGCGCACGATGGAGTGGGATACCGCCGCGGGTCATGCCGTTTTGATTGGTGCGGGGGGGGATGTCGTACGCTTCGATACGCATGAGTCCTTGACCTACGGCAAAGAGGATTACGCCAATCCGTTCTTTATTGCTTACGCACCAGGTGTGGAGTTGAAATCAGCACAATGA
- the kdsB gene encoding 3-deoxy-manno-octulosonate cytidylyltransferase, producing MKTLLVIPARYASSRYPGKPLVELAGKGGVKKSLIQRSWEAAQSVNGIDRVVVATDDSRIRDAAEAFGAEVVMTSSTCVNGTERCAEAHTALGDAYDVVINLQGDAPLTPHWFVETLVDDIKSDEGASMTTPVLQCDGRALNGFLEDRKAGRVGGTTAVFDVDKYALYFSKEVIPYTNADYANDDPTPVFHHVGVYAYKAEALRNYLSWPEGPLERLEGLEQLRFIENGHRIKCVKVQSRGRQFWELNNPSDVERVESMLRDNNME from the coding sequence ATGAAAACGCTTCTCGTTATACCCGCCCGCTATGCCTCGTCACGTTACCCCGGAAAGCCTCTTGTCGAGCTTGCGGGAAAGGGCGGCGTAAAGAAATCACTGATCCAACGGAGTTGGGAAGCGGCGCAATCGGTAAATGGCATTGACCGTGTTGTCGTGGCCACTGACGATAGTCGTATCCGCGATGCAGCCGAGGCGTTTGGTGCCGAGGTGGTGATGACCTCGTCCACTTGCGTCAACGGTACAGAACGTTGTGCAGAGGCCCACACGGCACTTGGGGATGCGTATGACGTAGTGATCAACCTGCAAGGTGATGCGCCCCTCACCCCGCATTGGTTTGTCGAAACACTGGTGGACGATATTAAGTCGGACGAGGGTGCGTCGATGACGACCCCAGTTTTGCAATGTGACGGGCGCGCCCTAAACGGATTTTTGGAGGATCGTAAGGCGGGTCGCGTTGGCGGGACAACGGCCGTGTTTGATGTGGACAAATACGCGCTTTATTTTTCCAAGGAAGTCATCCCGTACACCAATGCAGATTATGCGAATGATGACCCGACACCGGTATTTCATCATGTAGGCGTTTATGCTTACAAGGCCGAGGCATTGCGCAACTATCTTTCATGGCCGGAAGGTCCGCTTGAGCGTCTTGAAGGTCTGGAACAGTTGCGGTTCATTGAAAACGGGCATCGGATCAAGTGTGTGAAGGTGCAATCACGCGGGCGTCAGTTTTGGGAGTTGAACAATCCGTCTGATGTCGAGCGCGTTGAATCGATGCTGCGCGATAATAATATGGAGTGA
- a CDS encoding UTP--glucose-1-phosphate uridylyltransferase, with the protein MNRKVTKAIFPVAGLGTRFLPATKSVPKEIMTLVDRPLIQYAIDEARAAGIKEFIFVTSRGKGALEDYFDHAPILEQELRKKGKDDLLAILKNTNMDSGEIAYIRQHRALGLGHAVWCARRLLGPKEPFAVILPDDVIAAEKPCLQQMMEAHAELGGSMVAAMEVPQDKASSYGVLDFDGEQGSAVSVKGMVEKPPAGEEPSNLAVIGRYILSPDVMRNLNKKKAGSGGEIQLTDAIADEIAEGRNVYGYKFEGQRFDCGSKAGFLQATISFGLSRPELRDDLQEFLDGLSSMRAAAQ; encoded by the coding sequence ATGAACCGCAAGGTAACAAAAGCCATATTTCCAGTGGCTGGACTTGGAACCCGTTTTCTTCCCGCAACAAAGTCCGTGCCAAAAGAGATTATGACTCTCGTTGATCGGCCTCTCATTCAATATGCGATTGATGAGGCACGCGCGGCTGGGATCAAGGAGTTCATTTTTGTTACCTCTCGCGGCAAAGGCGCATTGGAAGACTACTTTGATCACGCGCCGATTCTGGAGCAAGAGCTGCGTAAAAAGGGTAAAGACGACCTTTTGGCGATCCTTAAAAACACAAATATGGATAGCGGTGAAATTGCCTACATCCGCCAACATAGGGCGCTTGGTCTTGGGCATGCTGTGTGGTGCGCCCGCCGTCTTTTGGGACCAAAAGAACCGTTTGCTGTAATTTTGCCCGATGATGTTATTGCGGCTGAAAAGCCCTGTCTTCAGCAAATGATGGAGGCCCACGCCGAACTTGGCGGGTCCATGGTTGCCGCGATGGAAGTTCCTCAGGATAAAGCGTCATCCTACGGCGTTTTGGATTTTGATGGTGAACAAGGGTCCGCTGTGTCTGTGAAGGGCATGGTTGAAAAGCCTCCGGCAGGCGAGGAGCCATCCAATCTTGCCGTGATTGGCCGCTATATTTTGTCTCCGGACGTGATGCGCAACCTAAATAAGAAAAAGGCGGGTTCTGGCGGAGAGATTCAATTGACCGATGCGATTGCCGATGAAATCGCTGAGGGGCGCAACGTCTATGGTTATAAGTTCGAGGGACAGCGTTTTGATTGCGGCTCCAAGGCTGGTTTCTTGCAGGCGACGATTTCGTTTGGCCTATCGCGCCCTGAACTTCGCGATGACCTCCAAGAGTTTCTTGACGGTTTATCGTCCATGCGCGCTGCAGCACAATAA